The Variovorax paradoxus genome window below encodes:
- a CDS encoding ABC transporter ATP-binding protein, giving the protein MFKLTEASGGYGALPALDGVSLRVGRGEIVALLGRNGSGKTTTFKYIMGLLTRYGGEVRVDGQAIAHAPEARARAGIGYVPQGRHVFARLSVAENIAAAAIAHGHDPRHAIDAGLALFPALVPRVRALAGQLSGGQQQMLAIARALAIRPRLLLLDEPTEGVQPSIVGELADSLRRLPAQGLSILIAEQDLDFALGLADSAYVLHRGAIERSTTAQQLRADTSALQELLGV; this is encoded by the coding sequence ATGTTCAAGCTCACTGAGGCTTCGGGTGGCTACGGCGCCCTGCCTGCGCTCGACGGCGTCTCGCTGCGGGTCGGGCGCGGCGAGATCGTCGCGCTGCTGGGCCGCAACGGCTCGGGCAAGACCACGACCTTCAAATACATCATGGGCCTGCTGACCCGCTACGGCGGCGAGGTGCGCGTCGACGGCCAGGCGATCGCGCATGCGCCCGAGGCACGCGCACGAGCCGGTATCGGCTACGTCCCGCAGGGACGCCACGTGTTCGCGCGGCTCTCGGTCGCCGAGAACATCGCGGCCGCGGCCATCGCGCACGGCCACGATCCGCGCCACGCGATCGACGCCGGGCTGGCGCTGTTTCCGGCGCTGGTGCCGCGCGTGCGTGCCCTCGCGGGTCAGCTCAGCGGCGGCCAGCAGCAGATGCTGGCGATCGCGCGTGCACTGGCGATCCGGCCGCGCCTGTTGCTGCTCGACGAGCCCACGGAGGGCGTGCAGCCCTCGATCGTCGGCGAGCTCGCCGACAGCCTGCGGCGCCTGCCTGCCCAGGGCCTGTCGATCCTGATCGCCGAGCAAGACCTCGACTTCGCGCTGGGACTCGCCGACAGCGCCTATGTGCTGCATCGCGGCGCCATCGAACGCAGCACCACCGCGCAGCAGCTGCGCGCCGACACCTCCGCCTTGCAGGAACTGCTGGGCGTCTGA
- a CDS encoding enoyl-CoA hydratase/isomerase family protein: MRAAEGILSTLDDGVWRIQIHRASKRNALTMTMFRALAESLGLAQSNDAVRAITLSGLGPNFCAGHDLSAFDSWPQGPGDPVPCFLHALADVRKPLLIGVHGSAAGIGVTMLLHADWVVATPDAVMKLPFVDLGIAPEAGSSLLLARAIGALRARRLLLGGEAFTGQQAHDWGLVSELAPANELATCLQHRARALAAKDPKTCQRIKSLLVPAAEVRARIDEEIELINTGVAERRALQQTG; the protein is encoded by the coding sequence GTGCGCGCGGCCGAAGGCATCCTCTCGACACTGGACGACGGCGTGTGGCGCATCCAGATCCATCGCGCGTCCAAGCGCAACGCGCTCACGATGACCATGTTCAGAGCCCTGGCCGAGAGCCTGGGGCTGGCGCAGTCCAACGACGCCGTGCGGGCGATCACCTTGTCCGGCCTCGGGCCCAACTTCTGCGCGGGCCACGACCTGAGCGCCTTCGACAGCTGGCCGCAGGGCCCGGGAGACCCGGTGCCGTGCTTCCTTCATGCACTGGCCGACGTGCGCAAGCCGCTGCTGATCGGCGTGCACGGCTCGGCCGCCGGCATCGGCGTGACGATGCTGCTGCACGCGGACTGGGTGGTCGCGACGCCCGACGCGGTCATGAAGCTGCCGTTCGTCGACCTGGGCATCGCCCCCGAGGCCGGGAGTTCCCTTCTGCTGGCGCGCGCCATCGGTGCGCTCAGGGCGAGGCGCCTGCTGCTGGGCGGCGAAGCCTTCACCGGGCAGCAGGCCCACGACTGGGGGCTCGTCTCCGAGTTGGCACCGGCCAATGAACTCGCGACCTGCCTGCAGCACCGGGCCCGCGCCTTGGCGGCCAAGGACCCGAAGACCTGCCAACGCATCAAGTCGCTGCTGGTCCCGGCCGCGGAGGTGCGTGCGCGCATCGACGAGGAGATCGAACTGATCAACACCGGCGTGGCCGAGCGCCGCGCCTTGCAGCAGACCGGATGA
- a CDS encoding nitrilase family protein: MIHSNEAVRDTFSAVSKDGLVASPVRVAVVQCDPKVGVENLERNLHAAQSHLEAAARQGAKLVVLPELVTTGYCFTGRDEAFAHSETIPDGRAVSSWVAIAAKHDIYIVGCIVERDEDRIYDTAVLIGPKGYIGRYRKTHLWNNEKLWFTPGDEGFPVFDTPIGRIGLLVCWDIWFPETTRIVAQQGADIICLPTNWVWTPPPLYDASGVCMAAYLTITAAHANNVFIAAADRVGQERGAGFMGNSLITSTNGWPVGKIAGPEEETILYADIDLGAARLAPIWNQNNDLHRDRRTDLYDQLLGYEGGRALPR; this comes from the coding sequence ATGATTCATTCGAACGAAGCGGTCCGCGATACCTTCAGCGCGGTGTCGAAGGACGGGCTGGTGGCAAGCCCCGTGCGCGTCGCGGTGGTCCAGTGCGACCCCAAGGTCGGCGTGGAGAACCTGGAACGCAACCTGCATGCCGCGCAGTCCCACCTCGAGGCCGCGGCCAGGCAGGGCGCAAAGCTCGTGGTCCTGCCGGAGCTGGTGACCACCGGCTATTGCTTCACCGGTCGCGACGAGGCTTTCGCGCACTCGGAGACCATTCCCGATGGCCGCGCCGTGAGCAGCTGGGTCGCCATCGCGGCCAAGCACGACATCTACATCGTCGGCTGCATCGTGGAGCGCGACGAAGACCGCATCTACGACACCGCCGTGCTGATCGGCCCGAAGGGCTACATCGGCCGCTACCGCAAGACCCATCTGTGGAACAACGAGAAGCTCTGGTTCACGCCCGGCGACGAGGGCTTCCCCGTGTTCGACACGCCCATCGGCCGCATCGGCCTGCTGGTGTGCTGGGACATCTGGTTTCCCGAGACCACCCGCATCGTCGCGCAACAGGGCGCGGACATCATCTGCCTGCCGACCAACTGGGTGTGGACGCCGCCGCCGCTGTACGACGCCAGCGGAGTCTGCATGGCCGCCTACCTGACCATCACCGCCGCCCATGCGAACAACGTGTTCATCGCGGCGGCGGACCGCGTGGGCCAGGAGCGCGGTGCCGGCTTCATGGGCAACTCGCTGATCACCAGCACCAACGGCTGGCCGGTCGGCAAGATCGCCGGCCCCGAGGAGGAGACCATCCTCTATGCGGACATCGACCTCGGCGCCGCGCGCCTCGCGCCGATCTGGAACCAGAACAACGACCTGCACCGCGATCGGCGCACCGACCTGTACGACCAGCTGCTCGGCTACGAAGGCGGCCGCGCGCTGCCGCGATAG
- a CDS encoding indolepyruvate ferredoxin oxidoreductase family protein, translating to MGHGDPEIQRALRSVSLDDKYDGGGAAYLSGTQALVRLLLNQGERDCRAGLRTGGFVSGYRGSPLSGLDQALWGAQARLEARDIRFQPAINEDLAATACWGTQQLALFPEEARVDGVFALWYGKGPGVDRSGDALKHGNGAGTSRLGGVLVLAADDHTAKSSTFGHQSEQALVAAFIPVLYPSSVQEYLDLGVHGWAMSRHSGLWVGMKCVSDVVETTAVADVDPQRVTVNLPDAGEAPPPDLHIRWPDVWAEQEPRIVRHKLPAALDYCRANGLNTIALKTASSRLGIVCAGKSYNDVREALRLLGWTDAQAAERGVAVLKLGMVWPLEPQIVRAFASGLDELLVVEEKRPLIEQQLKDELYADAVEGRKAIRISGKSRGGIGGEWSVGAEERLLRSDYELTPPEIAAAIAERLGLPVNAFEADPRALAHGAPAAPAAVRKPYFCSGCPHNTSTVVPEGSRAMAGIGCHYMANWMDRDTKAYTHMGAEGVPWIAQRLFSTRRHIFVNLGDGTYFHSGSLAIRQAVAADACVTYKVLFNDAVAMTGGQPVEGQLTVSRISEQVAAEGVRRIAVVSDDIGKYRDAGTRFAAGTTVHERGELDRVQRELAAFEGVSVLIYDQTCASEKRRRRKRGTYPDPAIRYVINPEVCEGCGDCSVKSNCLSVEPLETELGRKRRINQSSCNKDFSCAQGFCPSFVAVKGGKLRSSPSRSDVLAWEPPPEPVVPELDGTCGILVNGVGGTGVVTIGSLIGMAAHLSHRGCSVLDMAGLAQKGGAVWSHVQLAPTQSAILSSRIASAQADVLIGCDLVVSAHPDSLARLREGRTRAVVNLDVAPTSEFVKNADWNLPTQALKAALEKACGADVQWLKAQEAATWALGDAIYANLVMLGFAWQKGWIPLSSQALERAIELNGQQVEKNTQAFRLGRWWAHDAPRVLAAMKPASTVQWLPRVNRTPEETVARLSERLVAYQGPAYARRFAAFVRFVDSQCADETHRQSFVVAVAQNLFKLMAYKDEYEVARLHSDPEFMDSIRRQFDGEIQLQYHLAPPLLARKNDKGELQKTAYGAWMGRAFRVLRHGKVLRGTPFDLFGYTHERRTERALVEEYRAAIGTVVAHLGSHASPCLELARLPQQIRGYGHVKERAVAAARARQAELFESITGKPLPPGPMADGYGKYLEYGW from the coding sequence ATGGGACACGGTGACCCGGAGATCCAGCGCGCATTGCGCTCGGTTTCCCTCGACGACAAGTACGACGGCGGCGGCGCGGCCTACCTGAGCGGCACTCAGGCGCTGGTCCGGCTGCTGCTGAACCAGGGGGAACGGGATTGCCGCGCGGGGTTGCGCACGGGCGGCTTCGTCAGCGGCTACCGCGGCTCGCCGCTGTCGGGGCTCGACCAGGCGCTGTGGGGCGCGCAGGCCCGCCTCGAGGCACGCGACATCCGCTTCCAGCCGGCGATCAACGAGGACCTGGCCGCCACGGCCTGCTGGGGCACGCAGCAGCTCGCGCTGTTTCCCGAGGAGGCCAGGGTCGATGGCGTCTTCGCGCTGTGGTACGGCAAGGGGCCCGGCGTCGACCGCAGCGGCGACGCGCTCAAGCACGGCAACGGCGCCGGCACCTCGCGGCTCGGCGGTGTGCTGGTGCTGGCGGCCGACGACCACACGGCCAAGTCCTCGACCTTCGGCCACCAGAGCGAGCAGGCGCTGGTGGCGGCGTTCATCCCGGTGCTGTATCCCAGCAGCGTGCAGGAGTACCTTGACCTCGGCGTGCATGGCTGGGCGATGAGCCGCCACAGCGGCCTGTGGGTGGGCATGAAATGCGTGTCGGACGTGGTGGAGACGACGGCCGTCGCCGACGTGGACCCGCAGCGGGTGACGGTGAACCTGCCGGACGCGGGCGAAGCGCCGCCGCCGGACCTGCACATCCGCTGGCCCGACGTGTGGGCCGAGCAGGAGCCGCGCATCGTGCGGCACAAGCTGCCCGCCGCGCTCGACTACTGCCGCGCCAACGGGCTCAACACGATCGCGCTCAAGACCGCCTCGTCGAGGCTGGGCATCGTGTGCGCCGGCAAGAGCTACAACGACGTGCGCGAAGCCTTGCGCCTGCTCGGATGGACCGACGCGCAGGCGGCCGAGCGCGGTGTCGCGGTGCTCAAGCTCGGCATGGTCTGGCCGCTGGAGCCGCAGATCGTGCGCGCGTTCGCGAGCGGCCTCGACGAACTGCTCGTGGTCGAGGAGAAGCGTCCGCTGATCGAGCAGCAGCTCAAGGACGAGCTCTATGCGGACGCGGTCGAGGGCCGCAAGGCCATCCGCATCTCGGGCAAGAGCCGCGGCGGCATCGGCGGTGAGTGGAGCGTGGGCGCCGAAGAGCGCCTGCTGCGCAGCGACTACGAGCTCACGCCGCCGGAGATCGCCGCCGCGATCGCCGAGCGCCTGGGCCTTCCGGTGAATGCCTTCGAGGCCGACCCGCGCGCCCTGGCACATGGCGCACCGGCGGCGCCGGCCGCGGTGCGCAAGCCCTACTTCTGCTCGGGCTGCCCGCACAACACCTCCACCGTGGTGCCCGAGGGATCGCGCGCCATGGCCGGCATCGGCTGCCACTACATGGCGAACTGGATGGACCGCGACACCAAGGCCTACACCCACATGGGCGCCGAGGGCGTGCCGTGGATCGCGCAGCGCCTGTTCTCGACGCGCAGGCACATCTTCGTCAACCTCGGCGACGGCACCTACTTCCACTCGGGGTCGCTGGCGATCCGGCAGGCGGTGGCGGCCGATGCCTGCGTGACCTACAAGGTCCTGTTCAACGACGCGGTGGCCATGACGGGCGGGCAGCCGGTGGAAGGCCAGCTCACGGTCTCGCGAATCTCCGAGCAGGTCGCCGCCGAGGGCGTGCGCCGCATCGCGGTCGTCAGCGACGACATCGGGAAGTACCGCGACGCGGGCACGCGCTTCGCCGCAGGGACGACGGTGCACGAGCGCGGCGAGCTCGACCGCGTGCAGCGCGAACTCGCCGCCTTCGAGGGCGTGTCGGTGCTGATCTACGACCAGACCTGCGCGAGCGAGAAGCGCAGGCGACGCAAGCGCGGCACCTATCCCGACCCGGCCATCCGCTACGTCATCAATCCCGAGGTGTGCGAGGGCTGCGGCGACTGCTCGGTCAAGAGCAACTGCCTGTCGGTGGAGCCGCTGGAGACGGAGCTGGGGCGCAAGCGCAGGATCAACCAGTCGTCCTGCAACAAGGACTTCTCCTGCGCCCAGGGCTTCTGCCCGAGCTTCGTGGCGGTGAAGGGCGGCAAGCTTCGCTCGAGCCCGTCCAGGAGCGATGTGCTTGCCTGGGAGCCGCCGCCGGAGCCGGTGGTGCCCGAGCTCGACGGCACCTGCGGCATCCTCGTCAACGGCGTCGGCGGAACCGGCGTGGTGACCATCGGCAGCCTGATCGGCATGGCGGCCCACCTGAGCCACCGCGGCTGCAGCGTGCTCGACATGGCAGGGCTCGCGCAGAAGGGTGGCGCGGTGTGGAGCCACGTGCAGCTCGCGCCCACGCAGTCGGCGATCCTGTCGTCGCGGATCGCGTCGGCGCAGGCGGACGTGCTGATCGGCTGCGACCTCGTCGTGAGCGCGCATCCCGACAGCCTCGCCCGCCTGCGCGAGGGCCGCACCCGCGCGGTGGTGAACCTCGACGTGGCGCCGACCTCGGAGTTCGTGAAGAACGCGGACTGGAACCTGCCGACGCAGGCGCTGAAGGCGGCGCTGGAAAAGGCCTGCGGCGCGGACGTCCAGTGGCTCAAGGCGCAGGAGGCGGCCACCTGGGCGCTCGGCGACGCCATCTACGCCAACCTCGTCATGCTCGGCTTCGCCTGGCAGAAGGGCTGGATTCCACTGTCGTCGCAGGCGCTGGAACGCGCGATCGAACTCAACGGGCAGCAGGTCGAGAAGAACACGCAGGCGTTCCGGCTCGGCCGCTGGTGGGCGCACGACGCGCCGCGCGTGCTCGCCGCGATGAAGCCCGCGAGCACGGTGCAGTGGCTGCCGCGCGTCAATCGCACGCCCGAGGAAACCGTCGCGCGTCTGTCCGAGCGGCTGGTGGCCTACCAGGGACCGGCGTATGCGCGCAGGTTCGCCGCCTTCGTCCGGTTCGTCGACAGCCAGTGCGCTGACGAGACGCACCGCCAAAGTTTTGTTGTTGCAGTGGCGCAGAACCTTTTCAAGCTCATGGCCTACAAGGATGAGTACGAGGTCGCGCGCCTTCATTCCGATCCGGAGTTCATGGACTCGATCCGCCGCCAGTTCGACGGGGAGATCCAGCTGCAATATCACCTCGCGCCGCCCCTGCTCGCCAGGAAGAACGACAAGGGCGAGCTTCAGAAGACGGCCTACGGCGCCTGGATGGGCCGGGCCTTTCGCGTGCTGCGGCACGGCAAGGTGCTGCGCGGCACGCCCTTCGACCTCTTCGGCTACACGCACGAGCGCCGCACCGAGCGCGCGCTCGTCGAGGAGTACCGCGCCGCGATCGGCACCGTGGTCGCGCACCTGGGCAGCCATGCGTCGCCGTGCCTGGAACTCGCGCGCTTGCCGCAGCAGATCCGCGGCTATGGCCATGTGAAGGAGCGCGCGGTCGCGGCGGCGCGGGCGCGCCAGGCCGAGCTCTTCGAGTCCATCACCGGCAAGCCGCTGCCGCCGGGACCGATGGCGGACGGCTACGGCAAGTACCTGGAGTACGGCTGGTGA
- a CDS encoding NAD(P)H-dependent oxidoreductase: MTAPTPRKAHIVYAHPEPKSFVAAMRDRVSERLTADGWQVGLSDLHAMGFNPVASAADFVEREKPDYLVYSLEQRHGWQRRALAPDILAEVEAVRQAELLVLVFPVFWFSVPAIMKGWIDRVFLSGLFYGGKRIYDRAPMAGKRALVVTSLGGRSHMFGETGIHGSIELMLRPLLQGSLGYVGYEVFKPFVAYHVPYVTQAERGAMLEQLGRETDALSRRETLVFPSLDAYDEVLRPLERCVERIGDAGEQGSDVQRAVEINRRLRTPASRR, from the coding sequence ATGACAGCACCGACACCGCGCAAGGCGCACATCGTGTATGCCCATCCCGAACCGAAGTCCTTCGTCGCGGCGATGCGCGACCGCGTGTCCGAGCGGCTGACCGCCGACGGCTGGCAGGTCGGGCTCTCGGATCTCCATGCCATGGGCTTCAACCCGGTGGCGAGCGCGGCCGACTTCGTCGAGCGCGAGAAGCCCGACTACCTGGTCTATTCGCTCGAGCAGCGCCATGGATGGCAGCGCCGCGCCCTGGCCCCCGACATCCTCGCGGAGGTCGAGGCCGTCAGGCAGGCCGAGCTGCTGGTGCTGGTGTTCCCCGTGTTCTGGTTCTCGGTGCCGGCCATCATGAAGGGCTGGATCGACCGCGTGTTCCTGTCGGGGCTCTTCTACGGCGGCAAGCGCATCTACGACCGCGCGCCCATGGCGGGCAAGCGAGCCCTGGTCGTCACCTCGCTGGGCGGGCGCAGCCACATGTTCGGCGAAACCGGCATCCACGGATCGATCGAACTGATGCTGCGGCCCTTGCTGCAGGGCTCGCTCGGCTATGTCGGCTACGAGGTGTTCAAGCCTTTCGTGGCCTACCACGTGCCCTATGTGACGCAGGCCGAGCGGGGCGCGATGCTCGAGCAGCTCGGCCGCGAGACCGACGCGCTGTCGCGGCGCGAGACGCTGGTCTTTCCCTCGCTCGATGCGTATGACGAGGTGCTGCGTCCCCTGGAGCGATGCGTGGAGCGGATCGGCGATGCCGGCGAGCAGGGCAGCGACGTCCAGCGGGCTGTCGAAATCAACCGCCGGCTTCGGACGCCTGCCAGTCGTCGCTGA
- a CDS encoding tautomerase family protein, producing MPYLQIDVHRKYPAAVKQQLAQRFGAIYSQHMQANVRRISVAIRELEDGLWRCTDHEPYAAALIMCDIRKGRPPEQRAGLAAALVEATTQLLELRIDQVNVEFTQHSGDEMYHPLLGGLSDDWQASEAGG from the coding sequence ATGCCCTACCTTCAGATAGACGTCCACCGGAAGTACCCCGCCGCCGTCAAGCAGCAGCTCGCGCAACGCTTCGGCGCGATCTACAGCCAGCACATGCAGGCCAACGTGCGGCGCATCTCGGTCGCCATCCGCGAACTCGAGGATGGCCTCTGGCGCTGCACCGACCACGAGCCCTACGCAGCCGCGCTCATCATGTGCGACATCCGCAAGGGGCGGCCGCCGGAGCAGCGCGCGGGCCTGGCCGCGGCGCTGGTCGAGGCCACGACGCAACTGCTCGAACTGCGGATCGACCAGGTCAACGTCGAGTTCACCCAGCACAGCGGCGACGAGATGTACCACCCGCTGCTCGGCGGGCTCAGCGACGACTGGCAGGCGTCCGAAGCCGGCGGTTGA
- a CDS encoding ATP-binding cassette domain-containing protein — translation MSSSPSSTPVASAPGRAPAAILRLPRWLPAPAATCALLLAVPWIEPYLANTIASWLIAGLLGLSLALVWGQMGFLSLGQTALYGLGGYAGSVLAINLAPGLGNPLLLAAPFGALVGALAAAGIGWVVFYGRLGQLQGTILTYTCTLILWTASVSLNAGIGRARVGGDNGMSDIPGFVAGLGLDAPPMTPNQTLACVLVVCALVYLGCRWLMASSFGRVVQGIRHSAEKTELLGYDTRRFQLVLFAVSGAIAGLAGTLYAAWGAYISPSIFSAQEALLVPIYVLAGGIGSLAGAFLGAVLVGALSFWLGGGAAGGQATLILGLCLIALVLFAPRGLAGMAGAIARGLARQRMPSATNASALQHASVNAEGLARIASAGPPRGRVAFDATALIKRFGGIVPVNTVSRSFAEGRAAALIGPNGAGKSSFLRCCSGQYRLDGGTVTIDGRDVTRWPLFRRVQAGAGIKTQAPLVYAELSVHENLWIAAHRVARDARQAAVAADEALAAMGLQAVARLPAGSLPHGGRQWLDIAMVLIQRPRIVFLDEPAAGMSGEERRALARLLATLGSTLAVVVVEHDMEFVKQLGGHVSVLHQGQLFAEGSIDALRADERVLDIYLGRNAHVQAH, via the coding sequence ATGTCGTCTTCCCCTTCCAGCACGCCCGTGGCATCGGCACCCGGCCGCGCGCCCGCGGCGATCCTTCGCCTGCCCCGCTGGCTGCCGGCGCCGGCCGCCACTTGCGCGCTGCTGCTCGCGGTGCCGTGGATCGAGCCCTACCTCGCGAACACCATCGCCTCCTGGCTCATCGCCGGCCTGCTCGGCCTGAGCCTGGCCCTCGTGTGGGGCCAGATGGGCTTCCTCAGCCTGGGCCAGACCGCGCTCTACGGCCTCGGCGGCTATGCCGGCAGCGTCCTCGCCATCAACCTGGCGCCGGGCCTGGGCAACCCGCTGCTGCTGGCCGCGCCCTTCGGCGCGCTGGTCGGCGCGCTCGCGGCGGCCGGCATCGGCTGGGTCGTGTTCTACGGCCGCCTCGGGCAACTGCAGGGCACGATCCTCACCTACACCTGCACGCTGATCCTCTGGACCGCCTCGGTGTCGCTGAACGCCGGCATCGGGCGGGCGAGAGTGGGCGGCGACAACGGCATGTCCGACATCCCCGGCTTCGTCGCCGGCCTGGGCCTGGACGCACCGCCGATGACACCGAACCAGACCCTGGCCTGCGTGCTGGTCGTGTGCGCGCTCGTGTACCTCGGCTGCCGCTGGCTGATGGCATCGTCCTTCGGCCGCGTGGTGCAAGGCATTCGCCACAGCGCCGAGAAGACCGAACTGCTCGGCTACGACACCCGGCGTTTCCAGCTGGTGCTGTTCGCGGTGTCGGGTGCGATCGCGGGACTGGCGGGCACGCTGTACGCCGCCTGGGGCGCCTACATCAGCCCCTCGATCTTCAGCGCGCAGGAAGCGCTGCTGGTCCCCATCTACGTTCTTGCCGGCGGCATCGGCAGCCTCGCGGGTGCCTTCCTCGGCGCGGTGCTGGTGGGCGCGCTGTCGTTCTGGCTCGGCGGCGGCGCGGCCGGTGGACAGGCCACGCTGATCCTGGGCCTGTGCCTGATCGCGCTGGTGCTGTTCGCACCGCGCGGGCTGGCCGGCATGGCCGGCGCGATCGCGCGCGGCCTGGCCCGGCAACGCATGCCGTCCGCCACCAATGCTTCGGCGCTGCAGCATGCGAGCGTGAATGCCGAGGGCCTGGCGCGCATCGCCAGCGCGGGACCGCCGCGTGGACGCGTGGCCTTCGATGCCACCGCGCTGATCAAGCGCTTCGGCGGCATCGTGCCGGTGAACACCGTGTCACGCAGCTTCGCCGAGGGCCGTGCCGCGGCGCTGATCGGCCCCAACGGGGCTGGCAAGAGTTCCTTCCTGCGCTGCTGCAGCGGACAGTACCGGCTCGACGGGGGCACGGTCACGATCGACGGGCGCGATGTCACGCGCTGGCCCCTGTTCCGGCGCGTGCAGGCCGGCGCCGGCATCAAGACCCAGGCGCCGCTGGTCTATGCCGAACTCAGCGTGCACGAGAACCTCTGGATCGCCGCCCATCGCGTGGCACGGGATGCGCGCCAGGCCGCCGTCGCCGCCGACGAGGCGCTGGCGGCCATGGGCCTGCAGGCGGTGGCCCGGCTGCCCGCCGGGTCGCTGCCGCATGGCGGGCGCCAATGGCTGGACATCGCGATGGTGCTGATCCAGCGACCGCGGATCGTGTTCCTCGACGAACCCGCCGCCGGCATGTCGGGCGAGGAGCGCCGCGCGCTGGCGCGGTTGCTGGCCACGCTGGGCAGCACGCTGGCCGTCGTCGTCGTCGAGCACGACATGGAGTTCGTGAAACAGCTCGGTGGCCACGTGTCGGTGCTGCACCAGGGGCAGCTGTTCGCCGAAGGCAGCATCGACGCACTGCGTGCCGACGAGCGGGTGCTGGACATCTACCTCGGAAGGAATGCCCATGTTCAAGCTCACTGA
- a CDS encoding amidase (catalyzes the hydrolysis of a monocarboxylic acid amid to form a monocarboxylate and ammonia): MSPPEVPPPPTLTAFSDAFRRGEARSIDAVERCLANIADPVGEGSRVHTRVWPASARAVAGAMDVLRAHGHVPSALAGVPISIKDLFDVEGEVTRAGSPALDDRPPASRDAPVVERLKRAGAVLVGRTNMPQFAYSLVGLNAHHGTPGNPWDRRRIPGGSSSGAAVSVADGMAMASIGSDTAGSIRVPAALCGVVGFKPTQDRVPLAGSIPLAPSFDTIGPLARSVQDCARVLGILSGEGDRALTPVRLAGLRAGVPASLFAAGLDAQVAPAFERATSRLKEAGLHVEAHDPPALERVLAQRGHSLIQFAEAFAWHRELVERRGADYDPRIRARILMGRDISAADYLAATALRPRLQRQFDAESAELDILLLPTVPVVAPLLCDCEDNEDTVRTQLLRSTAPFNYLDLCAISIPIHRPGHAPVGLQLVGRRGQDWRLLSIAHAIEALVSLP; this comes from the coding sequence ATGAGTCCCCCCGAAGTCCCGCCCCCTCCCACCCTCACCGCGTTCTCCGACGCATTCCGTCGCGGCGAAGCGCGCAGCATCGACGCTGTCGAACGCTGCCTCGCGAACATCGCCGATCCCGTCGGCGAGGGAAGTCGCGTCCACACCCGCGTCTGGCCCGCGTCGGCCCGCGCGGTCGCCGGCGCCATGGACGTGCTGCGAGCGCATGGCCATGTGCCCTCGGCGCTCGCCGGTGTCCCGATCTCGATCAAGGACCTGTTCGACGTCGAAGGCGAAGTCACCCGGGCCGGATCGCCGGCCCTCGACGATCGGCCGCCGGCATCGCGCGATGCGCCGGTGGTCGAGCGCCTGAAGCGCGCGGGCGCCGTGCTGGTCGGCCGCACCAACATGCCGCAGTTCGCCTATTCGCTCGTCGGCCTGAACGCGCACCATGGAACGCCCGGCAACCCCTGGGACCGCCGGCGCATTCCCGGCGGCTCGTCGTCGGGGGCGGCCGTCAGCGTCGCCGACGGCATGGCCATGGCGTCGATCGGCTCCGATACCGCGGGATCGATCCGCGTGCCCGCCGCGCTGTGCGGCGTCGTCGGCTTCAAGCCGACGCAGGACCGGGTGCCGCTCGCGGGCAGCATTCCGCTCGCCCCCTCCTTCGACACCATTGGTCCGCTCGCGCGTTCGGTGCAGGACTGCGCGCGCGTCTTGGGCATCCTCAGCGGCGAAGGCGATCGCGCATTGACGCCGGTGCGGCTGGCCGGACTGCGGGCCGGCGTACCCGCCAGCCTGTTCGCGGCCGGGCTCGACGCGCAGGTGGCCCCGGCCTTCGAACGGGCCACCTCGCGCCTGAAGGAGGCCGGCCTGCACGTCGAGGCCCACGACCCGCCCGCGCTGGAGCGCGTGCTCGCGCAGCGCGGGCATTCGCTGATCCAGTTCGCCGAGGCCTTCGCCTGGCACCGGGAGCTGGTTGAGCGGCGCGGCGCCGACTACGACCCGCGCATCCGTGCGCGGATCCTGATGGGCCGCGACATCTCCGCGGCCGATTACCTGGCGGCGACGGCGCTGCGCCCGCGCCTGCAGCGGCAGTTCGACGCCGAGTCCGCCGAGCTCGACATCCTGCTGCTGCCGACCGTGCCCGTCGTCGCGCCGTTGCTGTGCGACTGCGAAGACAACGAAGACACGGTGCGCACGCAGTTGCTGCGCAGCACCGCGCCCTTCAACTACCTCGACCTGTGCGCGATCAGCATCCCCATCCATCGCCCGGGCCACGCGCCCGTCGGCTTGCAGCTCGTGGGGCGCCGCGGGCAGGACTGGCGGCTGCTGTCCATCGCGCATGCCATCGAGGCCCTCGTTTCCCTACCCTGA